In the Haloarcula salinisoli genome, TGACGGCAGTTGTCGACAGCGACGAAATCCGATACATCGAGGACGTTACGCTGCTCGGGGAGACAAACGGCGACTACGAACTCGAAGTCAAGATGGTCGACCCGCCGGTGCTCTCGACCGTCGCGAGCCTGGGCGGCTACGTCTCTAACGTGACCATCACCGGCGACAGTACCACGATGACCGTCCACCTCGCGGCCGACGGGGACGTCTCCGAAGCCATCGACCGAATCAGGGACGCCGAACACGACGTCGAGATGCTCCGCCGCCGCCAGATGACCCGGCCCGTCCGCTCGTTCGGCGGGCTCCTCAAGCGGCTCCCCGACTCGCTGACCGAGCGCCAGCGAGCGACGCTGGACGCGGCGTACTTCATGGGGTACTTCGACTGGCCGCGTGAAAGCTCCGGGCCGGAAGTGGCAGAGCGGCTCGGCGTGAGCTCCTCTACCTTCCACCAGCACCTCCGGAAAGCCGAAGCGAAGCTACTCGACGCCGTCTTCGAATAGCTATCGTCGGGATGTCACATATTTCCGGCAGGACACGTATCCACCGACCGCCTGTATCTGTGCCAATGAAAACCGCCCAGTGTTCGCGACCCGACCGCCGTCAGCTGTCCGCCGCCCTGGCCGACCAGCGGTCGAGGCACCTCCTGAGCTGTCTCCAGGACAGCCCCGCGACCGTTCGAGACCTGGCCGTCGCCCTCGCGGCGACGGAACTCGGCTGTGCACGCTCGGCCGTGACGCCGTCCGACCGACGGCAGCACCGCCGGCAACTCGACCAACACTACCTGCCCCGGCTGACCGACGCCGGGCTCCTCGACCGGTCCCCCGACGGCTTCGTCCGCTATGTCCCCGCAACGCTGGAGCGCTTCGACGTCCGGTTCCCGTCGCTGGAGGAGCCGGCCAACCCCACGTGGGCGGCCGCCGCGGCGGTGCTCGCGCGTGCGTACCGCTACTCGCTTGTCGCTGTCCTCGCCGAGCGGGAGTCGGTCTCGCTGTCGCGGCTCGCCGACCGACTGGCGACCACCGACGGAGTGACCGCGACGCCGCGCGAACTCGCTATCGCCTGCCATCACATCGACCTCCCGAAACTGGCCTCGGTCGACCTGCTGAGCTACGACGCCGACGCCCGAACTGTCAGGAGTGGGCCCGCCATCGAGACGGTGCTGTAGGCGCGAGACGAAACCCTCAGGGCGACCCGGACGTACCCTGAACTAATGGAGTGTGACAAGTGCGGGTCCGACGCGGTGTTGCACGCGGCCTACTCCGGCCTCTATCTCTGTGAGGACCACCTCTGTCGGGCCGTCGAGAAACGCCTTCGCCGCCGGGTGCGCGAGGACGGGCTCGTCCCCGACGACGCGACGCCCGAAGAGCCCGAGACCTGGGTCATCGGTCTCTCCGGGGGCAAAGACAGCGTCGTCCTCACGCACATCCTCTATGACATCTTCGAACGCGACCCCAGAATCGAACTCGTCGCCCTCTCCATTCACGAGGGCATCGAGGGGTACCGCGACAAGAGCCTCGACGCCTGTGAGGAACTGACCGAGGAGCTTGGCATCCGCCACGAGGTCGTCTCCTACGAGTCCGAATTCGGTGTCCAGATGGACGACGTCGTCGAGGACGACCCCGAGGGGATGGCCGCCTGTGCGTACTGTGGCGTCTTCCGCCGCGATATCCTCTCCCGGTACGCCGAGAAACTGGGCGCGGACAAACTGCTGACGGGCCACAACTTAGACGACGAGGCCGAGACGGCGCTGATGAACTTCCTGGAGGGCGACGTCGACCAGATTGCCAAGCACTTCGACGCCTCGCTGGGGCCGTTCGAGGGCGGCGACGCGTCAGTCGAGGGGACCCGCGCGACACAGGACCACCACGTCCCCAGAGCCAAGCCCCTGCGTGACGTGCCCGAGAAGGAAATCGCGCTGTACGCTCGCTTCCGTGACCTCCCGGCCCACATCACCGAGTGCCCCCACGCCTCGGAGGCCTATCGGGGCGAGATTCAGGAGTTGATGCTCGGTCTGGAGGAGAACCATCCCGGAACCCGTCACTCCATCATGGCCGGCTACGAGAAACTCGCCGCGCTGGCGGCCGACGCCTTCGGCGGCGAGGACAGTGACAGGGACTTCGGCGAGTGTGACAACTGCGGTGCGCCCACCGCTCGCGACATCTGCCGGAAGTGCAATCTGCTCGAGGCGCTAGAGGCGGTCTGACTAGCTGTTTTTGTCTTCGCTGTAGACCGCACAGAGAGCCAGAAAGCCCCGCCAGTAATCCCCGGGGGAGTCACCTCTAACAGCCAGAAAGCCCCCGGACGCTCGACGGCTGCGACTCGCTGTGCCCTTCGCTCACTGCGTTCGCTCCAGTGCTTACTTCGTCTCGCTCGTCGAGCGTCCGGCCCCTTTCAGTCCCGCCCGTAGCCGGTTGGTCAGCCGGCATGGGTGGGACTGAAAGGGGCGGCTGGCTAGGCGAAGGCGGACGACGTAAGCACCGAAACGAACGGAGTGAGTGAGGAGCGCAACGAGTCCACCGAGCCTAGCCAGCCGGGGCTTTCTAGCTGTCAGTAATGGTTATGACGCGTCTCGCTAGCCGTCTTTCTGGCTGTTGTCACTCGCTGGCGTCGCAATCACTCAGGTCTCAGCCTTCACAAAAAGGAGGGGGTCCTGTCCCTCGAAAAACGGAGAACGAGGTCGAACGTTACTCGCTCGTTCGGACGACGTCGAGACCGTTGTTCTTCTCTTTCGTGCTGCGGCCGCCGTCCGTCTCGCCGTAGCCGGCACTGCTGCCGCCGGCGCCGCCGGCGCTCTCGAAGTTCTCGGAGGCGTCGAAGGAGGTGTCGTCGTCGACCTCCTGAATCGCCTCGCGGGACTTGTTGGCCTGCTTCTGGGTGGACGGCCCCAGGACCTGTGCGGACTGGACGCCGGTCATGATAGCCATGACACGGACCTTGCCCTTGTACTCCTCCTGGATGCGGGCGCCCCAGATGACGTTGGCGTTGGCCTCCAGTCGCTCGGTGATGTTCTGTGCGATGCCCTCGGCCTCCTTCAGCGTGAGGTCCGGGCCACCCGTGATGTGGACGAGTCCGCCGCTCGCGCCGCGGTAGTCCACGTCCAGCAGGGGGTGGTTCATCGCGTCCTTGACCACTTCTTCGGTCTTGTTCTTGTCCTGTGTCTCACCCACCAGCATCACCGCGACGCCGCCCTGGTTCATGATGCTAGTCATGTCGGCGTAGTCGAGGTTGATGAGGCTGGGCTGGGTAATCGTCTCCGAGATGCCCTTGACGGTCTCGGCGATGATCTGGTCCATCACCGAGAACGCTTTGCCGATGGGCAGGTTCGGGACGTAGTCGAGCAGACGGTTGTTGTCCAGCACGATGATGGAGTCGGCTTCGTTGCGAAGCTTCTCTAAGCCTTCCTCGGCTTTCACCGTGCGGGCGCGCTCGACGTTGAACGGCGTCGACACCATGCCGACGACGATGGCGCCCTGCTCTTTGGCGATTTTCGAGACGACCGGTGCGGCGCCGGTCCCGGTCCCGCCACCCATACCGGCGGTGACGAAGACCAGGTCCGCATCGCCCAGGACCTCCTTGATGGTCCCCTGTGCCATCTCGGTCGCGCGCTCGCCCATCGAGGGGTCGCCACCCGCGCCCAGGCCGTTGGTGAGGGACTTGCCGACCAGTATCTTCGTGTCGGCCTCGATCATCTTGAGGTGCTGTTTGTCCGTGTTGATGGCCACGGTGTCGGCCCCTTCGACGCCGATGTTGTAGAGGCGGTTGACCGTGTTGTTGCCGGCGCCACCGCAGCCGACGATGACGATGCGGGGGTCACCGAACCCGTCGACGTCCTCGTCGGACAGCTTCTGCTGTTCCTGCTCGTCGCGTTCGAGGGCTTCGTTGACGATGTCCTGCATCGTTACACCCTCGCCCACGTTCGTTTGTCTTTCTCGGAGGCACGTTCCGAGCCCTCTTGCTCGGACAGCATCTCCCGGACGGCCGACCGGATAGCCTCACTCCGGTTGGGGTATTCCCCCGTATCGACCATCTGTTCGACCTCTTCTATCTGCTGCTTCGGAATCCGTAGTGTCACACGCTCCATGGTTATTTCCCTTTGGGTAAGACGATCCAAACGGGCCGTGTTTACGGCCCGCCTGACTGTTTTACACACCGAAATCGACCGACGGCGGCGGGTATGCCACCGCGACCCCGGCTGTGTAAGACGACCGTCTTACGCACGATGTACCACAGACTATGGGATAATAAAAGTTCCGCCGAGTGTATGACAAACTCGTGTTTACGGCGGTAAGGTTCTCCTACTCCCTGTTTGCGCCACTTCTGGACTGTTCGAGCACGTCCGCAGCGGGGGTCCGTCGCCCGCATCCGGGGCAGAATCCCCAGTCCGACCGGAGCTCGTCACCGCAGTCACAGAACACGCGCCGGGAGGCCTTCTCCCCGCAGTTCGGACAGTACACGTGCGAGGAACCCAGGTTCTCGCCACACTGGGCGCAAGAGGACTGCCCGCTGGCCTCCGCGTTTTCACGGCTCTCGGGTGCTGTCTTACGGCCCTCGCGGTCGTGTGATACACCCGCCGTCGCAGTGTCTGCATCCGTGTCTGACGCACGTCTGCTCTCGGCCCGTTCCTCGGTTACAGACCCACTATCGGCGTCGAGCGTGATGTTTACATTCACGTCTTGTGGCTGGTGGGTCGGTGTCGGCGCCTCCAGCCGGTCGGCGATGAGTGCGTCGACGCGGTCGGCGATGAGCGCGTCGATGCTCTCGGTGTCGGTGACTGCCTCGTCCGCGTCCGACGCGCTCTCCGATGACGCCTCGCCATCGAGATACGCACGGAGTGCCTCGCGCATGACCTGGCTCTTCGAGGCGTCGAACTCCTCGAGGCGGTCGACGAGGTCGTCGTCAGCGCGGAACGTTATCTTGCTCATCCGACTCGTCATACAGGTTGTCTCCCGGGTATTTCAATCTTCCCGCTGTGTCTGACGCCCGTCGTCTCGGCGTCAGCGCGGGTCGTAGCCGGCGCTCCAGGAGAGGTCACAGAAGGGGCACTCGATGCGGTAGTTGTCCGAACCGAGGAGTTTCGACTCGACCGTGACCGAGAGCTCGCCCGCCTCGCGGGCGCACTCGACGTGGAACCCCTCCCCACAGTGGTCACAGGTCACCGACTGGAGTTCGTTGGTGAGCGGGTCACCACAGTAGTCACAGTCTCCAAGCACACCCCTCCCTACGCTTACCTCTGATTTACATATTGTGTGCGAATGCGCATATGTTACGGGACCGCGTACGCTTCGCGAATAACAATCCTTAAGTCTTGACCACGGGCTATTTTCGATTGCAGACCGCCCTTAGCTCAGACTGGTAGAGCAGTCGACTGTAGATCGACTTGTCCCCCGTTCAAATCGGGGAGGGCGGATGAACGAAGTGAATCCAGCCGAGCCGATCTGAACACGAGTGTCGCACGCAGTGAAACCAGCTCGTCTCTCAGCTGTTCACATCGAGGGCTCCGTCCCCCGCGGGCGACACTCGGGTGCGCTGGGGGACGTAGTCTTCCGTTGGCGTCACCGGTGCCACGGGAGTTTGTTTCTGATGCCCTGCACGAACGGCCACGGGTCGTCGAGCGACAGGTAGTCGAAGTTGGGCTCGCGCAGACAGGAGGTGAGTATCTCCCGTGCTCGCTGTGTCGCGGGCGGCGTCGCAACGAGCGGCGAATCTGTCCGGAAGATACTCAGCAGATGCCTGAGCTCACCGTGCAGGGAGTGGGTTCCGACACCGAGCTCGTAGTCGCAGTCGATTCGGTCCTGTTGACCGGTGGCGGCGCGCCAGTAGTACAGCGGGAAGTCGGCTCCCGCACGGACGGTCGACGGGAGCGACTGCCACATCCGGGGGTTGATCTCGGTCAGGACGAACTCGCCCGTCTCCTCGTGGCGCATGTACTCGATGCAGGCCAGTCCGTGCCAGTCGAGTTCGTCGAGCAGCGCTCGGGCGACCGACTCCAGTTCGGGAATCGCCGCCGACTCGCGGTAGACGCCGCCACCGCCGGCGTAGGTATCGCCCCGAATCTGGCGGTGCTGGAACAGCGCCAGCGGCTCGCCGTGGTCGTACAGCGCGCCGATCATGTACTCCGCCGTGGACGGGATATACTCTTGGACGATAGGCTCGTGGGCCATCGTCTCGGACAGTGCCGCGCTGTCCGCTGATTCGCCCGCGGGGAGATGCGTCAGGGACTTCTCGACTGCTATCTCGGTGGCGTCCCTGCGGGGGAGGACCCGCTCGGCGAGGACGTTGTATCGTGACTTGACGATCTGTTCGTCCGACCACTCGTCTACGTCACCGAGCGTGGCCGTCGCTGGCACCGGGACACCCGCGTTCTCGGCCGCCTCGACGAGTCGTACTCTGTCGACGACGTCACAGAACTGTTCGAACGGGGGTGTGACCAGGTTCGTCACGGCCTCGAACTGGTCCCGGTAGCGCGAGAGAAGATAGGCCCCTGCCGGCCGGATCGGTATCACGGTCTGTACCGTCGGCCGTCGAGCGATTTCGAGCAGGTCGTCGCGATACGCGAGCAGGTCCGTTCGTGGGTCGCTGACGGACACTGACTCCGTACAGTATCGGGACGTTCCCGCGAGGACCTTCGGTTTCTCCGATGCGATTATCGTATCGATACCCTGCCGAGATAGGGACCGAACACAGGTATACCCATGCGCTTCGTGCCCTGTCGGAATGAGCGCGGCGGTCATACTCCCCTTTCGTAGCAGTTTCCACCCGTTACTATCAGTATGTATAGGATATCGTCAGTAACGCTGTTATACGGCGGCCGCCAGTCCGGCCTGTGCAATGTGCGCCGGTCGGCGTAGCAGGGACAGCCGAGATACTCTCCAATAAATTATGCATATCTGATGTGTCGGCGGTCAACGGCGAGCGCTGCCGTTCACTCGGGGCCCAGCCACTGACTTGACCGCCCGACGACTGGCGGCGGGTCCCGGAGGAGTGGGTCCGGAGAGCGAAACGGAAAAACGCACGACTGCGTCGGCTAAAATAACATGAACTATCAGCGCTCTTTTTGGTAGTATGGGCCGATTACTCGATGTGGTCGTCGATGGGAGTCTTTGACAAAGCACGCAGCGTTTCCCACCTCGGGGAGCCCACGGGATGCCCGTACATCTGTCTAGCATGCGATGCGTCGTTCGACCTCCAGCACCACTCCTGTCCAGACTGTGGCGGGTACGATATCCGCCGCGCCAAATGGGTCGAGTAACCGTCGGCGTCCACACTGGCACGTCCGCTTCGCTATCGGGCTTTCGCCCATTTTTGCATACACTCACACACCGGGCGGTTAGCGCTGCCGGCAGTGTGGAGGGGCGTGGCGACCACGCACTGACCAAATATATCAGTATACAAATTATTATTTTGCGTATTGGATAAGGTTTTGAAGGGGGAGAAGTGTAGAACCACTGAACACTGTTGTATCGTTGCAGTCTGCCAATTAGTATACAAAATCTAACTGTAAACGTTGACGAAAATACAAGGGTTCTAATAGTAAAGGCAGCTATTACTATCAAAATTAGTATCAGTGAAAGACGTGCGTATGACGCCGTCGGCCACGGGCCGTGCTGACCGCACAGTTCAAGTACGATTGCAGTAACCACACGGACGTGGTAGTTTCGTTCGACCTGTTCGGGACCCTCGTCGCGACCGACCGGCCCGACCAGCCCGCCGAGGCCGTCGCTGACAGCCTCGCCGAGCGGGGTGTCTCCGTGCCCGACGACTGGGAGGCTGCCTATCGGTCCGCCCACCGCGAGTACGACCGCGGCCGGGAGGCACCCCTCGACGAACACGTCCGACTCGCCCTGGCCAGCCGCGGCGTCGAGGTCACGGCGGCGACCGCTCGCGAGGCTGTCCTGGTCGCCTTCGACGGGCCGGTATCCCGACGCGAGGGCGCCCGCGAGGCGCTCGCTGCGGCGGCCGACAACGGCCCGGTCGCCATCTGTTCGAACTGCAGCGTTCCCGGTCTCGTCGAGCGAACGCTCGAGCGTACCGACCTAGACCGCGGTCCCGACGCCGTCGTGACGAGTGTAGACTCGGGCTGGCGCAAGCCCCATCCCCGAATCTTCGAGACCACGGCCGACGCGCTCGAGGCCTCGCTCTCCGAGCTGGTCCACGTCGGCGACGACGCTCGCACCGACGGCGGCGCGGAGCGGGCGGGCGCACGGTCGGTGCTGCTGGCCGACACGCCGCTTTCGGCTGTCGCGAGGGGGCTCCGGGAGGGTCGGCTGTGATGCCGGTCGTCGCGATGCTCGTCGCGGGTGGGCTGGAAGCGCTCGTCGGTGAACCGCCGACCCGGTACCACCCCGTCGCCTGGTTCGGTCGGCTGGTCGCGCCGCTGGACCGCGAGTGGCGACACCCGCTGGTTGTTGGCGCCGTCGGTGCATTCGTGCTCCCGCTCGCGGCCGCGGTCGCCGTTGGGCTCGCTGTCGCCACCGTCGGGACCCAGTCGGCGCTGGCCGCGGCCGCCCTCGCCGGGCTGGGCCTGTTCCTCTCGACGAGCCTCCGGCGGCTGCTAGGGGCGGCCGGGTCGGTCATCGGCGACTCGGACACCGATATCGCGGCCGCCCGCGACGGACTGCTCGCGCTCGCCGGACGGGACGCGAGCGCGCTCTCGCCGGGCCAGCTCCGCAGCGCGGCCGTCGAGAGTGCCGCCGAGAACCTGGCCGACGGGCTCGTCGCGCCGCTGTCGGCGTTCGTCCTCGCCGCGGTGGTCGCCGCCGTCGCCGGCGCACCCACGCTCCCGGTCGCGGCCGCGGCGGCGGTGTGGGTCAAGGCCGTCAACACGCTGGACTCGATGCTGGGCTACCGGACCAAGCGGGTCGGGACCCCCCCCGCCGTGCTCGACGACGCGGTGATGTGGCTCCCAGCCCGCCTGAGCGCGCTCGCACTCGCGGTCGCGTTCGTGGACCTGCACTCGCTCTTGCGTACGCGCGAGTGGCTCGACAGCGTCCCCTCGCCGAACTCCGGCTGGCCGATGGGGGTCGCCGCCGCCGGGCTGGACGTACGTCTGGAGAAGCCGGGCGTGTACGTCCTCAACCCCGGGGCAGCCCTGCCGGACGTGGCGGCGTCGCGGCGCGGCGTCCGCGCGGTCGGGGTCGCCGGCGTCTGCAGCTACGCGCTCGCGGGGCTGGCACTGGCCGCGCTCGGGGGGGTGACGGTGTGGTTCTGAGCGCATTGCGTGGCGCGCTGGGCTTTCTCTCCCGGCTCCCCGTCGGCCACGACGAGGACGCGTGGGCGGCCTTCACCGCGACGCCGGCGGCGTTCCCGCTCGCGGGCTACGTCGTCGGCGGGCTGGTGGCGCTCCCGTTTCTGGCCGTCGGCCGGCTTCCAGGCCCGGTCGTCGCCGCGGCGGCGCTCGCAGTCCTGGTCGCGGTCACCGGCGTCAACCACGCCGACGGGCTGGCCGACCTCGGCGACGCCGCGGCGGTCCACGGCACCCCCGAGGAGCGCCGCGAGGTGATGCGCGACACGACGGTCGGCGTCGGCGCGGTGCTCGCGCTGGGAAGCGTCCTCCTCGTGCTCGCGCTCGGTCTGCTGGCGGTGACGACCTTGCCGGCCCGCGTCGCCGTCGCCGCCGTCATAGCGAGCGAGGTCGGCGCGAAAGCCGCGATGGCGACGCTCGCCTGCCTGGGCGCCCCGAGTCACGAGGGCTTTGGCGCGACGATGCTGGACGGCAACGGCCCGGTTGACTTGCTGGTCGCGCTCGCGGTCGCCGTGCCGATAGCCGCCGTCGCCCCGCCAGCTACCGGCGTTGCCCTCCTGACTGCCCTCGTCGTGGCACTGGTGGTCCGCCGGTGGGCAAGGCGTTCACTGGACGGGGTCGGCGGCGACGTCTTCGGCGCGACGAACGAACTCGCCCGCGTCGCCGCGCTCCACGGCGCGGTCGCCGCCTGGCACCTTCTGGGAGGGTCCGCGTGGACGCTCTGGTGATGTGTGGCGGCCGCGGAACCCGGCTCGATACCCACGTCGAGAAGCCGCTGTTCCGGGTCGGCGACGAGCCGATGGTCGACCGCGTGTTCGGGGCGCTCTCCGAGAGCGCTGTCGACACTGCCTACGCGGTCACGTCGCCCGCGACGCCCGAGACGCGCGCCCATCTCGACGCGCCCTGTATCGAGACGCCCGGTGACGGATACGTCGCGGACCTCGACGCGGCGCTTGCCGACGAGCGCGTCTCGACACCTGTGCTCACTGTCGCCGCCGACCTCCCGCTGCTCGACGGCCCGATACTCGACCGCGTGCTCGACGCCCACACCGGGGGGTCGCTGTCGGTGCTGGTCCCTGCCGCCCGCAAGCGCGAACTGGGTGTCAGCGACGACACCACCTTCTGGCGCGAGGGCCGCGAGGTCGCGCCGACCGGCGTGAACGTCGTTGGGGAGACCGGCGACGACGCCTGGCTCACCGAGGACGTCCGGGTCGCGGTCAACGTGAATACGCTCGCCGACGCTCGGGTGGCCGAGGAGTTGTTATAATCGAGATTTCCACCGTTATCGGATTAGAAAGCTAGAACGCCCAAACTGTAGCCGCTTGACCAGCCGATAGGGCGGGACTGAAAGGGGCCGAGCTATCGACGTCGCACGACGACGCAAGCACTGGAGTGAGTGAACGCAGTGAACGAACGAAGCGCACAGCGAGGCACGCGAGTCGATAGCTCGGGGGCTTTCTGGCTGTCCAAAGCCATCTTCCAGGCTACTCCTGCTACGAAACCTTCTCCACGGTAGTGTCCGTCCACTTTCTCATGGACCCCGACACCGTCGCGGCGCTTCGCGCCGTCGGCGAGACGGACCCACATATCGGGACCGACGGGCGCGTCCCACACGGGAGCAGCGACGACCCCGACCTACTGGATTTCAGCGCGAACAAGAACCCGCGGGTCCCGCCGGGCACGCGCGAGGTGTTCGCGGCCGCCTTCGACACGGCACGGTCCTACCCCAACGACGGCTACCCCGATTTTCGCGCGGCGGCGGCCGAGTTCGTCGGGTGTGAGCCCGAGGAGGTCGTCCCCACTGCGGGCGGGCTGGAAGCCATCCGGCTGGCGATGCAGACGAGCGTTCGCACTGGCGAGTCGGTTCTCCTTCCAGCCCCGAGCTTCGGCGAGTACGCCCGCGAAGTGCGCCTGCAAGGGGGCGAGCCGGCGTTCGTCGACCACGACGCGATTCTCGACGCGGACCCGGACGACCACGCCATGGCCGTCGTCTGCAATCCCAACAATCCCACTGGGGAGTGCTACGACGCCGACGCACTCCGGGCCTTTGCCGACCGCTGTCGCGAGGTCGGGACGACGCTGCTGGTCGACGAGGCCTTTCTGGGTTTCACCGACGAGCCGTCGCTTTCGGGCCGTGAGGGTGTGCTCGTCGCGCGCTCGCTCACCAAGCTGTTCGGGCTGCCGGGGGTCCGGATGGGATTCGCCGTCGGCACGGGCGGGGCGCTCGACCGGCTCGCGACCGCCCGCCGGGCCTGGTCGATGAGCGCGGCGGCCGCCGCCGTGGGCACGCACTGCTACCGGGCCGACGAATTCGTCGCCGAGACCCGCGAACGGGTCGCCCGCGAGCGCGAGCGTATGCGCGACCGGCTCGCGACACGGTTCGACGTGTTCCCGTCGGACGCCCCCTTCCTCTCGTTCGACACCGGCGACACCGACGTCGAGGACCTGCTCGCGACGGCTCGCGAGGCGGGCATCGCGCTTCGGGACGCCCGGACCTTCCGGCGGCTCGACAGCCACGTCCGCGTGGCCGTCCGGCGGCCGGACGAAAACGACCGCCTGCTGGAGGCCCTGGATGTTTGAGACGACCTGCCGGGACGGCATCGCGCAGGTCCGCCACGAGGGGGCGAGCTGGCTCTCGACGGCGTGGGACGGGGGCTACTGCGAGTCGGACGCGGTCTACAACGTCTCCGTCCCGACGGGGTTCGCCCGCACCGACCTCGACGCCTATCGGGAGGGACGTCTCGCCGACGCCGGCTTCCCCGTCGGGCCGACGCTGTTGACGGGGGTCGAGATGTGTCACGCCCGCGTCGCCGAGAACGGGCCAGTAACCGTACTCGCGACGGCGGGGCTCTCGAACCCGGCGGTGTTGCCGGTGGACGGCGACGACAAGAGTGCCGGTGGTATCGACGAACGGGGTAGCGACGACACCGAGCCCTGGCGCCCCGGCACGGTCAACCTCGTCGTCGGCGTCGACCGGGCGCTTTCCGACGGCGCGCTCGCGACGCTGCTCGGGACCGTCGTCGAAGCGAAGGCGGCGACACTGCTCGCGGTTGCCGACGTGCCGGGGACCACTTCGGACGCCGTGCTGGTCGGTGCCGACCCGAGCGCTGCCCCGGTCGAGTTCGCGGGCAGCGCGACAGAGGTGGGTGCGGCCGCGCGAGCCTGCGTGCGAGACGCCGTGCTGGCGAGTCTGGACGCCCGCTACGACGACGGGCCGCCCGCCCCGGCCGACGCGGAGTACGGCGTCGTCACCGACCGCCAGAGCGATGTTCGTCCCCCCTGAGTCCCACATATGAACGACAACACGGCCGGCCCGACGGCCGAACCTATCGAGCCCAGCGCGCCAGCGGAGTTCGGCCTGGTCCAGGTCTGGTGGGGCGACGGGAAAGGCAAGACGACGGCGGCCCTGGGGATGGCGACCCGCGCGATTGGCCACGGCTACCGCGTCCACCTGCTCCAGTTCATGAAAGGCGGCACCGGGACGGTGGAGGACGTCCGCGGCGAGTACAACGCCATCGCGGCGCTGCCGGGCTTCTCCTACGAGAACGCCGGCCACTACGGCTGGCACGGCTTCATGGACGGGAGTGACGACGACGAACACGCGGCCCGCGCGAAGGGGGCACTCGAACGTGCCCACGAGATTCTCGCCGCCAGCGGCAATGTGGACCTCTCCCAGCCGCTCGACGCCGACGGGCCGCCCGAGGACGGCGTGAACATGCTCGTCATCGACGAGATACTGTACGCCGCCAACCGGGACCTCATCGACCCGGATGACGTTGTCGAACTTATCGAGGCGAAACCCGACGACGTCGAACTCGTCCTCACCGGCGGCCACGAACCGCCGGAGTACGTCTTCGAGCACGCCGACCTCGTGACGGAGGTCGGCAAGGTGAAACATCCACTCGACGCGGGCCACCCGGCGCGGAAGGGGACCGAGTTCTGAGCGCGCTACTGCGGTCAGCCCGCCGACTCACGGCGACCAGCCCCACACCGCCGACAGCGCGGCGTCGAGGTTCGATTCGACGGTCATTATCTGCGTCGCGTTCGCCCGGGCGAGCGTCTGGGAGACCGTCTGCACCGACACGCCCCGCTCGTCGGCTATCGCCTGCATGTTCTCCTCGCGCCGGTAGGCCCGC is a window encoding:
- a CDS encoding CobD/CbiB family cobalamin biosynthesis protein, producing the protein MMPVVAMLVAGGLEALVGEPPTRYHPVAWFGRLVAPLDREWRHPLVVGAVGAFVLPLAAAVAVGLAVATVGTQSALAAAALAGLGLFLSTSLRRLLGAAGSVIGDSDTDIAAARDGLLALAGRDASALSPGQLRSAAVESAAENLADGLVAPLSAFVLAAVVAAVAGAPTLPVAAAAAVWVKAVNTLDSMLGYRTKRVGTPPAVLDDAVMWLPARLSALALAVAFVDLHSLLRTREWLDSVPSPNSGWPMGVAAAGLDVRLEKPGVYVLNPGAALPDVAASRRGVRAVGVAGVCSYALAGLALAALGGVTVWF
- the ftsZ gene encoding cell division protein FtsZ; its protein translation is MQDIVNEALERDEQEQQKLSDEDVDGFGDPRIVIVGCGGAGNNTVNRLYNIGVEGADTVAINTDKQHLKMIEADTKILVGKSLTNGLGAGGDPSMGERATEMAQGTIKEVLGDADLVFVTAGMGGGTGTGAAPVVSKIAKEQGAIVVGMVSTPFNVERARTVKAEEGLEKLRNEADSIIVLDNNRLLDYVPNLPIGKAFSVMDQIIAETVKGISETITQPSLINLDYADMTSIMNQGGVAVMLVGETQDKNKTEEVVKDAMNHPLLDVDYRGASGGLVHITGGPDLTLKEAEGIAQNITERLEANANVIWGARIQEEYKGKVRVMAIMTGVQSAQVLGPSTQKQANKSREAIQEVDDDTSFDASENFESAGGAGGSSAGYGETDGGRSTKEKNNGLDVVRTSE
- a CDS encoding HAD family hydrolase; protein product: MVVSFDLFGTLVATDRPDQPAEAVADSLAERGVSVPDDWEAAYRSAHREYDRGREAPLDEHVRLALASRGVEVTAATAREAVLVAFDGPVSRREGAREALAAAADNGPVAICSNCSVPGLVERTLERTDLDRGPDAVVTSVDSGWRKPHPRIFETTADALEASLSELVHVGDDARTDGGAERAGARSVLLADTPLSAVARGLREGRL
- a CDS encoding ribbon-helix-helix domain-containing protein encodes the protein MERVTLRIPKQQIEEVEQMVDTGEYPNRSEAIRSAVREMLSEQEGSERASEKDKRTWARV
- a CDS encoding ATP-grasp domain-containing protein, which gives rise to MSVSDPRTDLLAYRDDLLEIARRPTVQTVIPIRPAGAYLLSRYRDQFEAVTNLVTPPFEQFCDVVDRVRLVEAAENAGVPVPATATLGDVDEWSDEQIVKSRYNVLAERVLPRRDATEIAVEKSLTHLPAGESADSAALSETMAHEPIVQEYIPSTAEYMIGALYDHGEPLALFQHRQIRGDTYAGGGGVYRESAAIPELESVARALLDELDWHGLACIEYMRHEETGEFVLTEINPRMWQSLPSTVRAGADFPLYYWRAATGQQDRIDCDYELGVGTHSLHGELRHLLSIFRTDSPLVATPPATQRAREILTSCLREPNFDYLSLDDPWPFVQGIRNKLPWHR
- a CDS encoding DUF7344 domain-containing protein → MKTAQCSRPDRRQLSAALADQRSRHLLSCLQDSPATVRDLAVALAATELGCARSAVTPSDRRQHRRQLDQHYLPRLTDAGLLDRSPDGFVRYVPATLERFDVRFPSLEEPANPTWAAAAAVLARAYRYSLVAVLAERESVSLSRLADRLATTDGVTATPRELAIACHHIDLPKLASVDLLSYDADARTVRSGPAIETVL
- a CDS encoding CopG family transcriptional regulator, giving the protein MSKITFRADDDLVDRLEEFDASKSQVMREALRAYLDGEASSESASDADEAVTDTESIDALIADRVDALIADRLEAPTPTHQPQDVNVNITLDADSGSVTEERAESRRASDTDADTATAGVSHDREGRKTAPESRENAEASGQSSCAQCGENLGSSHVYCPNCGEKASRRVFCDCGDELRSDWGFCPGCGRRTPAADVLEQSRSGANRE
- the ncsA gene encoding tRNA 2-thiolation protein NcsA gives rise to the protein MECDKCGSDAVLHAAYSGLYLCEDHLCRAVEKRLRRRVREDGLVPDDATPEEPETWVIGLSGGKDSVVLTHILYDIFERDPRIELVALSIHEGIEGYRDKSLDACEELTEELGIRHEVVSYESEFGVQMDDVVEDDPEGMAACAYCGVFRRDILSRYAEKLGADKLLTGHNLDDEAETALMNFLEGDVDQIAKHFDASLGPFEGGDASVEGTRATQDHHVPRAKPLRDVPEKEIALYARFRDLPAHITECPHASEAYRGEIQELMLGLEENHPGTRHSIMAGYEKLAALAADAFGGEDSDRDFGECDNCGAPTARDICRKCNLLEALEAV